In Nitrospiraceae bacterium, the following are encoded in one genomic region:
- a CDS encoding response regulator transcription factor, whose amino-acid sequence MRVLVVEDNPQVARQIAQALQRGAYVVDVARDGEEGEFFGQTESYDAVILDLGLPKCEGLTVLQRWRQAGRTMPILILTARDTWREKVLGLRAGADDYLTKPFEVEEVVARIEALIRRAAGHATAVLTWGSVSLDTSSQRVTIYDQPVELTALEFRTLSYFLHHPRAIISKTELTEHIYNQDFDLDSNVIEVLINRLRKKLGASLISTHRGKGYQLTELVHET is encoded by the coding sequence ATGAGAGTGCTCGTTGTTGAAGATAACCCCCAGGTGGCCAGGCAGATAGCTCAGGCTTTGCAGCGAGGAGCGTATGTCGTGGATGTGGCCCGGGATGGTGAGGAAGGGGAGTTTTTCGGACAGACGGAATCCTACGATGCCGTGATTCTTGATCTGGGTCTTCCGAAATGTGAAGGTTTGACCGTGTTGCAACGTTGGCGACAAGCGGGACGCACAATGCCTATTCTTATTTTAACCGCCAGGGATACCTGGCGGGAAAAGGTGTTGGGTTTACGGGCGGGCGCGGATGATTATCTGACCAAACCCTTTGAGGTTGAAGAAGTCGTGGCCCGGATAGAAGCGCTCATTCGCCGAGCCGCGGGCCATGCCACCGCAGTCCTGACTTGGGGGTCAGTCTCCCTCGACACGAGTAGCCAGCGGGTAACCATCTACGATCAACCCGTGGAGTTGACTGCCCTGGAATTTCGTACCTTATCGTATTTTCTCCATCATCCTCGAGCCATCATATCTAAAACGGAGCTCACGGAACATATCTACAATCAGGACTTTGATCTGGATTCCAATGTAATTGAAGTCTTAATCAATCGATTAAGAAAGAAGCTGGGGGCCTCTCTTATCAGTACTCACAGGGGTAAGGGATACCAACTCACAGAGCTTGTACATGAAACGTAA
- a CDS encoding PepSY domain-containing protein: protein MNVDRLKIPRNEKVFLPWIFGVILFGFISPAYPDDDIPGYQQLKAEVVPVEQLFQKVQKEFEGIIIELELEEEDLRWIYEVKLLTPQGNVLKIDYDARSMAVLKVKGQRDHSP, encoded by the coding sequence ATGAACGTTGATCGACTGAAAATTCCCAGGAACGAGAAAGTGTTTTTGCCGTGGATTTTCGGGGTGATTCTGTTCGGATTTATTTCGCCGGCGTATCCGGATGACGACATTCCCGGGTATCAACAATTAAAGGCCGAAGTGGTTCCTGTTGAACAATTGTTTCAAAAAGTACAGAAGGAGTTTGAGGGGATCATTATTGAGCTGGAATTAGAAGAGGAGGATCTGCGCTGGATCTATGAGGTCAAGCTTCTGACCCCTCAGGGCAATGTGCTGAAAATCGATTACGATGCCAGATCAATGGCGGTCCTCAAGGTCAAAGGGCAGCGAGACCACTCACCATGA
- a CDS encoding NirD/YgiW/YdeI family stress tolerance protein, giving the protein MMSRHILFMAVGLFFFSTLTLWAQFEDPRHTGVTTVSAAQEAVDDSRVSLTGTILRQLGEERYLFQDSTGTIIVEIDHEDWRNVPVNPNTIVRISGEVERDWLTKEIDVERVEVMAASSQGSNQLQRHDSDQTDPIDGGQTSGRS; this is encoded by the coding sequence ATCATGAGTAGACACATTCTTTTCATGGCTGTCGGATTGTTCTTTTTCAGTACCCTCACCCTTTGGGCGCAATTCGAGGATCCAAGACACACCGGCGTCACGACCGTGTCTGCCGCTCAAGAGGCCGTTGATGATTCCCGGGTCTCACTGACCGGAACCATTCTTCGGCAACTGGGAGAAGAACGATATCTCTTCCAGGATTCCACCGGAACCATCATTGTCGAGATCGATCATGAAGATTGGCGCAACGTACCCGTCAATCCCAATACAATTGTCAGAATTTCGGGAGAAGTGGAACGGGATTGGTTAACAAAGGAAATTGATGTGGAACGGGTTGAGGTAATGGCCGCATCCAGTCAGGGCTCTAATCAGTTGCAACGACATGATTCCGATCAGACCGACCCGATTGACGGTGGGCAGACTTCAGGCCGGAGCTAA
- a CDS encoding DUF502 domain-containing protein has product MNDLARNFFEGLLILVPVVTTLYVAWLVLQTIDGWLNIPIPGVGFLVTVGLITLTGRYASTVFVQKMLDVLERVLVKAPFVKILYTSLKDLIAAFMGEKRRFDQPVLVSLVPGGYAEAVGFVTRTDLEFLGLLNHVAVYFPQSYNFAGNILIFPKEQVHPLEAESADVMAFIVSGGVSGGQNGEGV; this is encoded by the coding sequence ATGAACGATCTGGCCAGGAATTTTTTTGAAGGGCTCTTAATCCTGGTGCCGGTCGTGACGACGTTGTATGTGGCGTGGTTGGTGCTCCAGACCATTGATGGCTGGCTGAATATTCCCATCCCGGGTGTGGGATTTCTGGTCACGGTTGGGTTAATCACCTTGACCGGCCGATATGCGTCCACCGTGTTTGTGCAAAAAATGTTGGATGTGTTGGAACGGGTGTTGGTGAAAGCCCCTTTCGTCAAAATTCTCTATACCTCGCTCAAGGATCTGATTGCGGCGTTTATGGGGGAAAAGCGTCGGTTTGATCAGCCGGTCCTGGTGTCTCTGGTTCCCGGTGGTTATGCCGAAGCGGTAGGCTTTGTGACTCGAACGGATTTGGAATTTCTCGGCCTGCTCAACCATGTGGCCGTCTATTTCCCGCAATCCTATAATTTTGCGGGAAATATTCTGATCTTTCCCAAAGAACAAGTTCATCCATTGGAGGCAGAAAGTGCGGATGTCATGGCATTTATTGTGTCAGGGGGCGTCTCCGGAGGGCAAAACGGGGAGGGAGTTTAG